From Chloracidobacterium thermophilum B:
GCGGCCGCTCGAAGCTCAACCAGCGGCGGCGGGCAACCATCGTGCTGACGACCCAGGAAAGTGAACTCATCAGCACGGATGGCTTTGAATCCGGGTCAAGCACAGACGATGCCGTGGCACAGTTTGACAGCCGGGCCCTTCAGGATGACGAATGGCAGGGGCGGGATGCTGCCCTGCTCTATCTTTACGAACACCGGGACTGGCTGCTTGCGTCATCCGGCTACGATGCCGAGGACCTGCGCGCGTCCGCGACCAAGCAGACGAAACCCCGGATCACGATCATCGGCCCGACCTATGGCTGCTTCAACAGCTATTCAGACCTGGCCGAAATCGAACGGCTGGTGCGCGGCATTGGCGCGGAAGTGGGTTGTGTCCTGCCGCTGCGCGCCCGCATTGCCGATTTGGCCACGGTGGATATGTGCGACGCCTGCATTGTCATGTACCGGGAATTCGGAGCCAGTCTGGCCACCCGGATGCAGAAGCCCTATCTCTACGCCCCGTTTGGTATCCATGATACGACGGCGTTTCTGCGTGAGCTGGGGCGGATGCTGGGGCTTCAGTCGGAAGCTGAAGCCTTCATCGCGCGCGAAAAGCAGACGACGCTCAAAGCCTTCTGGGACCTGTGGCGCAGTCCGCACCAGGACTTCTTCGGCACGTCAAGCTTTGGCGTTGCGGCGGGCGAAACCTATGCGCAGGGGCTGCGGCGCGTCCTGCAGGATGAGTTCGGCATGCGTCCCACGGTGGTGGCGTCGCGGCAGGCCAAGTCGGGGCCGCTGGCCTACAGCGCCAGCGACATCCGGCAGACTCTGCTCGACGACCCGCCCATGCTGATGTTTGGCTCCATCAACGAAAAAATCTACATCAGCGAACTCGAACTGCTGACCGGCTACATCCCGGCTTCCTTTCCGGGCCCCGTTGTGCGGCGCGCGACCGGAACACCGTTCATGGGCTATGCCGGGGTGGTGTATCTCGCCCAGGAAATCAGCAACTTCCTGTTCGAGCTGCTGTTCCGTCACCTGCCCGTCGAAAGCCTTGAACGGAAACAGGCGCAGGAAACGACCCTAGCCATCCCGGAGGCCGAAATCGTCTGGAATCCCGATGCCGTGGAGCGGATGAACATCGTGCTGAAAAAAGTTCCGTTCTTTGTGCGCATCTCGGCCAGCAAGAAGCTCCGCATTGAGGCCGAGCGGGAAGCCGTCCAGCGCCGCATCCGGGAAGTCACGCCGGACATCATTGACGATGTCGCCCGACGTTTTGCGCGCTAGGGTATCATCCTGACGCACCACGCCTACCTTGCGTCAGGGATGAAACCACAATGGATGACTACGCTGACTTTGCGCGCGCCGTCTATGCCACGGGCGTACTCTCCGATCCGTGGCTGTGGGGCGAACCA
This genomic window contains:
- a CDS encoding nitrogenase component 1, with the translated sequence MPLSQEVENLAQTALRAGLTLNVKRDVDTSNAFWGALFTFGCLPDLQVVINGPVGCYTLPITSILNYTDTLPNLPNVISTDFTEREVTLDGTNPILRTTLSGRSKLNQRRRATIVLTTQESELISTDGFESGSSTDDAVAQFDSRALQDDEWQGRDAALLYLYEHRDWLLASSGYDAEDLRASATKQTKPRITIIGPTYGCFNSYSDLAEIERLVRGIGAEVGCVLPLRARIADLATVDMCDACIVMYREFGASLATRMQKPYLYAPFGIHDTTAFLRELGRMLGLQSEAEAFIAREKQTTLKAFWDLWRSPHQDFFGTSSFGVAAGETYAQGLRRVLQDEFGMRPTVVASRQAKSGPLAYSASDIRQTLLDDPPMLMFGSINEKIYISELELLTGYIPASFPGPVVRRATGTPFMGYAGVVYLAQEISNFLFELLFRHLPVESLERKQAQETTLAIPEAEIVWNPDAVERMNIVLKKVPFFVRISASKKLRIEAEREAVQRRIREVTPDIIDDVARRFAR